One segment of Mangifera indica cultivar Alphonso unplaced genomic scaffold, CATAS_Mindica_2.1 Un_0002, whole genome shotgun sequence DNA contains the following:
- the LOC123205243 gene encoding aspartic proteinase CDR1-like: MAKIHHFQAQMLPIIFVFICLSYSSVEAINGDGFSVDLIHRDSPNSPLYNPYETPLDRFNNAFKRGLSRLQHSKMASSPASNAPQTSIYPDNGHYLMKFSIGTPPINFYGILDTGSDLFWAQCLPCQRFYKQKNPIFNPASSSSYKKLSCQSAQCHSLDHVACSPDQTCSYNYGYGSFALTQGVLSTETITLGSKNTFKNIVFGCGHNNTGGFNENEMGLIGLGGRSTSLVAQISFQLKTNTKFSYCLLSFHANPSLTSKINFGSKSAVSGSHVVSTPLVPKDDETYYFVTLYGISLRKNFIPYNMQKKVPKGNMFIDSGVPPMLLPRDFYNRLEQEVRKAIKLTPYQDPDLGTQLCYKRNSMADVAPILTAHFDGKADVPLVSTSIFISPKEGVFCFAMQPIKEDVGIFGNFAQSNILIGFDLYKRIVSFKPTDCSKQQ; encoded by the coding sequence ATGGCAAAGATCCATCATTTTCAAGCACAAATGCTTCCCataatcttcgtcttcatctgcCTTTCATATTCATCTGTAGAAGCCATCAATGGCGACGGTTTCAGCGTCGACTTGATCCATCGAGACTCCCCCAACTCTCCCTTATACAACCCCTATGAAACCCCTTTGGATCGCTTCAACAACGCCTTCAAACGAGGTCTCTCTCGTCTCCAGCACTCGAAAATGGCTTCCTCACCCGCTTCCAACGCTCCACAAACAAGCATATATCCCGATAATGGCCACTATCTGATGAAGTTCTCTATCGGAACTCCCCCTATAAACTTCTATGGCATTCTCGACACCGGCAGTGACCTTTTCTGGGCTCAGTGTCTTCCCTGTCAACGattttacaaacaaaaaaacCCCATTTTTAACCCAGCCTCTTCATCTTCATACAAAAAGCTTTCATGTCAATCCGCTCAATGCCATTCATTGGATCATGTCGCTTGCTCTCCTGACCAAACTTGTAGCTACAACTATGGCTATGGAAGTTTTGCATTAACCCAAGGCGTTCTCTCCACAGAAACAATCACTCTAGGCTCAAAAAACACTTTCAAAAACATCGTTTTCGGATGCGGGCACAATAACACAGGAGGATTCAATGAAAACGAAATGGGATTAATTGGTTTAGGAGGAAGAAGCACGTCACTTGTTGCCCAAATCAGCTTTCAGctcaaaacaaacacaaaattttcCTACTGCTTGCTCTCATTTCATGCAAACCCTAGTCTCACCAGCAAGATCAATTTCGGAAGCAAGAGTGCAGTTTCAGGATCCCATGTCGTTTCAACTCCTCTAGTCCCCAAAGATGACGAAACATATTACTTTGTAACCCTATATGGAATCAGCCTTAGAAAAAACTTCATCCCTTATAATATGCAGAAAAAGGTTCCCAAAGGAAATATGTTCATCGATTCTGGCGTCCCTCCGATGCTGTTGCCTAGGGACTTTTACAATAGATTGGAACAAGAAGTCAGAAAGGCGATCAAGTTGACACCGTATCAGGATCCGGATTTGGGAACTCAACTTTGCTATAAAAGAAACAGTATGGCGGATGTTGCACCAATTTTGACCGCTCATTTTGATGGTAAAGCTGATGTGCCTCTGGTTTCGACTAGCATTTTTATTTCTCCGAAGGAGGGTGTGTTTTGCTTTGCCATGCAGCCAATCAAGGAAGATGTTGGGATATTTGGGAACTTTGCTCAGTCTAACATTTTGATTGGCTTTGATTTGTATAAGAGGATTGTTTCTTTTAAGCCGACTGATTGTTCAAAACAGCAGTGA